Within the Malassezia vespertilionis chromosome 3, complete sequence genome, the region GGATGTTGTTGCAAAGCTGCAGCCCGCACCGGCGCTCATTGGGGCCGACGCACAGGCCGCagacgcgctgcttctTTCTGGAAAGCTTTGGCTAACCGAGGCGAACATCTCTTTCTTGTCTTCTGATGGCACTTTTTCATTGAAAGGCTTCCAGATCAAGTATCCTTCGATTGCATTGCATGCTATCTCGCGCTCTATACCCCAAGATATTCCAAACAAGAACAAATACTTGGACGAAGCCTGTATATACTGCCAGCTAGATGACCACcccgagctggacgagagtcaagaagaagaggacACGGATGTGAAAGAAATGTGGTTCATCGTccgcgatgcagagcaatgtacgtgcgcgcagagcaACTAACGCCAGTGGACAAACTCTTCGATGCACTTTCTCGCGGTGCGGGGCTGCATCCATCTGAAGGCGAGGCGAGTGGCAATCCATTTGCTGGAATGGCGCCTTTTGACACCGGTGCATTGTTGGGTGATGctgaggaagaggaggacgaCACCGCTGCCGAGTCTGGCGGTACCGCTGGAAAGGTTCGATCCGATAACCAGGCGTCCGATGCGCGATTCCGTCCGTATTGAGTCTGGTGGCATAGATCAGTGAGCTTACACGAATGTATTCCTTGAGCAGATTGTATTTCGTTCTTTGCAGGaccgcacggcgcgctcgaacCGCGCAACAAATGCGACAAACACTATTATGTTTGCTAATTTACCAGAAGCGTTTTTTGAGTCGGAAGAGCTTGTCCTGCAGCTTCAAACACTCCTGTGCACATACGGACACTTGGTTGACTGGTCGCCGCTTTCTGCATTTGGACGTGCCGTGGCGGTGTTTGAGCAGGCACACGAAGCTGCGAATGTGAAATATGCGCTTGACCGTCTTCTGCTCTTGCACGAAGATTTGCCTACGTATGCGTACGACACACATGCAGAGTACGTGCGGCATCTAGACTGATagcagctgtgcattgcGTGTTTATTTTTGCGTGGACACGCCACTAGTGCTGCTTCCAGATGGCGAGTTTGTCGTTGCGCGTTCGTTCGACGCATCTAAACAGTATCTGGAACCGCCAGAGCCAGAACGCGAATTTTTACTGAGTCCTCCTGGGAGTCCCCCTGTTGGCTGGGAGCCGCAGCTGGAAGACGGTCCGAACAAGGAAGCATTGGCGTTCGATCTGATCGCAGCACTGCAAAAGCTACTTGTAAACTCGGAGGAGACCAAAGCCGAAGAGCCCGTGTTGCCTTTTGTGTTTCCAGGAGGTCCCGCCGTTATTATACCAGCACAGGAGACAACCAATGCACAGGCACCTCCTGCCGTCTTCTTACACGCTACCGACGAAGCACCCGACCAGGTTGGAGGtccgccgccaagcgcaatcAACACGAAAGCAAGCATGCTGGGCGTTTCTTCCGGCACGCTCCCACGCGCCACGGCCTTGCCTCCGAGCAAATAATTCTGTACTATAGAACTGTAGTCATACACTGCCTCGTTCTCATTTAGCGGGACTGTCTTTCTCCGCAGCTTCTTCGTGCGAGGTCTGCAATTCTGCAGGCTTCTCGTCTGTGGGCTTCTCTTTCTTGGCAGGATATGCGTCCTTGTCTGCCTCTTGTTCCGTAGACACGTACGAGTCGTCCGCGGGAGATTCTCCTGCGTACGTACTCGCTTTGCGGGCCTCGTCGTGACGGGCGTTGGGATACAATTGATGCAAAATTTCATTTTCATCCAGGTCCTCTGCAGCCTCGATAACCTCGTACATCACTGCCGCGGCCTCTGGTGCAGGTACTTTACCCATCAGCAAATCCATAGCTGGGATGGACTGCCCGTAAAATTCGCGGTTTGCGtctttgcgctcgacgagcgcggtgcCTTCCAAGCTGATGCCAATGTACAAGCCCTTGCTGCGACTATACGAGTACATCGGGGCGATATGTGCCACCGAAAACATGCCCGTGCCACCGATGCCAATAGGCCCTGCGGCAGCGCTCAGGGAGCCGCCAAACGTCAAGTTTCCAGAGAGACCAAACGACTTGACCGCTTCCTCGGTGTTCATCACCACTACAAATTCAGTCACGTCTGCACCGACCTGCCATCCAATACCAATGCCACCAGTCGCAATGCAGGTGGGCGTGGACCACGAGCCGTCGGGGAGACGCGCAATCacgacgccgctgccgacCTTACCCGACCACACAAACCCACCCTTGACAATGGTGAAAATCGCCAATCCTTTTGCACGCATCAGAACGGATTTCGGGATGGTGGAATTGATCGTCTCTGGGTGCTCCGGATCCGTCAGAAAGTTGCGCAGGATCCTCGCGGCGCGGTTGCACtcgctcggcaagctggtGTAAATAAGACGTGTAAGCGTACCTGAATCCAGATTGCAAATCTGCAGAGGCAGCCTGGGCATACATCGATGCCTGTATAAGTTGCCATATCTGCCACGTACCTGTGCACTGACGCGCTTAGCCGCATTAAAGAACGAGTCAAAGCTCGATGGCATGGTTGTGAAGAGCGGCGAAGGCTGCACCGGGTGGTCGGTGCGCAGGCACGTGACGATACCTCCGCCTTCTGCTTCCATCGCCATGGCACCGGGGCAAGGGTCACCTACGCCATGGTGCCTACGCCCGGCTGTGATTATCGGGCTGGGCATTGCGACAATGCTCTATTTTATTTCAGCATTTGTTAGGATACCCCAGATGCTGGGCATTCACAGCGGGTGCCGCATGTCGCACATGATTCCATACTACATTTCGCACAATGCGCAGCTACGCGCCCATTCAAACTCAACATCACCATTGATGCGCAAATACTCGCTGCTGGAATACCGTGAAGGCCGTCCGGACAAGCGTGTGGACAATGGGAAGCCATGTGCAGCGGTTCTTTTCATTCCGGGAAACGCCGGAAGTTTTGGGCAGGTGCGTAGTATGGCGTCCAGTGCGATGCACCAATACTGGAAAAACAATGCAGGAATTGCAAGTGTGGCATGGTCCAACTGGCGTGGTCCAGTGGAGTGGTATACTGTCAGTTTTAACGAAGACTTTAGCGCATTCCACGGCCAAACACTCGAGGACCAGGCCGAGTACGTCAACGAAGTAATCAACTACTTGCGCAGTATCTGTCCTGTGACGCCTGGAGAGCCAAATGATACCAGTGTTGGCGTTGTCGCGCATAGCATGGGCGGAATCGTCGCTCGTCTTGCTCCGCATCTGCCAAAttacgcgccgcgcagcatcgacACAATCGTCACATTGTCGACGCCCCATGCGTTCCCACCTGTCCCTTTTGACCGATCTTTGGACCGCATTTACAATGTGATAAACAAACAAAAATTAGCGACGGAGGAAGAGCCGCTCCTGATTAGCATTGCAGGCGGCCTGCTGGACACACAGCTACCCTCCGATGCATCTTCGCTCGCACTGGCCGGCATTCATGAGCCAATAAGTCGTCTTTCTACGTATACAGCATCGCTTGAATTCCTCTGGAGTGCAGTAGACCATCTCGAGGTGGTTTGGTGTGACCAATTGCGTTTCAAAATTGCGCGCGGGTTTCTGCTGGACTATGATCTGTTGGGCTCCAACGCGAGTCAACGCGCATCGTTGGATTACCGCCTGCTCCGCCGAAAGCTGTGGCACAACATGCTTGGATTCTCGATGTTTAAGCGCTCCGAAATAGACGCATTTATTTCGCAATCAACGCTCAGCGCTGATTTGAAATTCATGGCGCAGCTCACGCCGCGGTTCGAGGTGGGAGACGAAGGAAATACATTTGGACGGGGCGAGTCCAACGTAGAGACCTACTCGCTGCTGAGCCCGCCTGGaccgcgcgcacagcacgacATCTCCATTACAGAGGAGGACGAGCGGCTTGGGTTTGCCTTAATCACCAATTTGTTGGTGGGTTCATCGTTTACTTCGCGCTTTGTTATCTCCGATGTCGAGATGGTGGCCATGGCGTGCAAAAAATCAATCAACTTTGACAATGTTTTCAAACTGGACAGGTCCTACTGCCAGCTGTTGCTCCCGAGCGTGTACAAAGCGCTGCCAGCGTCGCCCGCTCCCCGCGGTGCCGTCTACTTTCCCAACAGCTCATACCTGTACGATGTGCCGAGCACGTCTTTTCAAACGCTGTACTTGAGCCCGAAAGACTTGAAGGACAACGATGTCCAGTTTATTcgcttggagcgcacgcgcaataTGGGAGTCTACACGGGCCACGATCAGACGATGCACAAACAGACTATCTTGGACAAGGGGTTTGTCGAGGACAAGCCACTGCAGCTGCATGGAAGCCCTGGCTTGTTTTTCTCCAAGACGTGGGACTTGTTTGAGACGCCCTACGAGTGGCTCCTGTCTTCTCACGGAAGGCATGCACCGCTGTGGAAATGGCAGTTCCCCGATTTGGACTCGGCGATTCTCGTGTACGAGCTCGAACTTTTTCCTGCACCTTGTGCCGACCATTTGcatccgccgccgccggaaACTGCGCCAATTGCGCGCGTGTCAAATATCGTCACcaacgacgagcgcgtATTCCCTTCGTTGAATGCACAGGAACGCGTAGCCTTTCCTGTAGCGCTTCATGGAAGTGCTCCGTTTATGCCGCGTCCAACAGGTGTTGATCATGGCACATTGCTGGAGCTTTGGCTCCCGAGTGCGTACGAGTCGACCGTGTATACTGCGACATACACAAACGAGTGCCCTATTCCCTACGACCGGGTCCGTATCTCTATTCAATGGCGGGCCAGTGCGGGGCTGCTGATCTTGCGCTATCGTCTTGCATTGGTAGTATGGCCCATTGCCGTGTTGGCATTATCCTACGCTGCCTTTCCACAGTCGGGGCCGATGGAAGCACTTACCCAATTAGTGTACagccgcgcggcgtacCTTTTGCTAGGCGGCCCTGCCGCTGTGCAGCTCTTAGCGAGCTCCGCTGTGGCCCTTGGCCTGGGTGGTGCGTGGCATACACTCGGCATAGGCCTCACTACCACGCAATTCCTCTACTTGGGGCCCATTCTCATGATGCTCTCGTATTGCATGGCATTTGTCGTTGCTTTCTTGATACATCACATATTTTCTCTGGGCTTTATCGGAGTTCGACGCTATGCGCCTagcttgctgcgctttgcgaGTATggcaagcgatgcgcccTTACCTTCGCGTGCCGATCTTACCGCGTGGGCCACAAAGCGCCAGACgatgcttggcgcactgATCTTGGTGTTGCTCTGGTTCTTTTTGCCGTACCAAATTTTGTTTATCGTGTGTTTTATGGTACATGCCTATACGGCATTCTGCTCCCATGTCACTTGGAAACAAGCCGTACACACTTCTCGGCACAATTTGCAAGAGAAAacgacggcgcagcgctacCTGCAAAACATGTGGCTGCTTCTTTATTTATTCTGGATCCTGCCGCTCAATGTCCCTGTGCTTGTGGTATGGATTCGTAACGTCAATGCAGGCTTCAATATGGGGCtgtcgcgcacagagcACAACATTctcgcgacgctgccgctcTTGACGCTAGTGTACCTGTGCGCCAATCCCACCGtggacagcggcgcgacagGTAAAAAACATGCGTGGATTACGTTTGGCGTGTACGCTTTTCTGTACACGGTATCACTTTTGTATGGAATACGTTACGCGTACCTACAAGCAGAGGTGTTCCAGCTGGTCATTGTGTGGGAAGTCGCCCAGCGCGTGTTCGCATCGTACCATGCCCAAGAAAGGATGGACAGCGAAGAAGTAGAGCGTGAAATTTTCGTGCTCGATTCCATGCACCAATCGGTCCCGCCGTCGCTCCAGCAGGTGCCTACGTTGGACGCTGTGTTGTCGACCTACCTCGACACACTGGATGCGTACTTGGCCGtgaagaagcgcgcgggCGAAGTCACTGCGGCTGGCTTTTATCAGCTGACAAGGGCCAAGATGACGCTTGGCGGGCAGTTTGGACAGCAGCTCAGCGCAGATGTATACGACGAGCggatgcatgcgcgcatgcattTTGTCGATGGCGTTTTGTCCTCACAGGCGTGTAGTGACGCACAGACAATGCCGGACGAGCgtctcgacgcgcttggcttGCGCCGGCGGAAAAAACCTATATCCGAAAAAGAGCCTGTGCAAAAGGCAGAGGAAGTAACCGCACGCCCGGTGCTTGGATTCGATCCATTGTACCAGTTTAGCGGTATGCCACCGCCATctctgcgccaagcacaacaATCATTCCACGCTGGATTGCAGGCACTGCTAGGCGACAATGGGGTTTACGCATTGGGCCAGCGCCTAGCAGAACTGGAAGAGCAAATtcgcatgctgcgcggcgatcgGGATAACGAACAAGGAAAGTAGTAGGATATGTCGAAGCTATAGAAAGAAATTTGTAACGAAGCGGCATTTAGTCGGTTTTGCGGACTTTGGGCGGCTCTTCTTCGTCTTCGAcctcctcttcttcctcaTCCTCACcgggcttgcgcttg harbors:
- a CDS encoding uncharacterized protein (EggNog:ENOG503NWAM; COG:S) → MAMEAEGGGIVTCLRTDHPVQPSPLFTTMPSSFDSFFNAAKRVSAQASMYAQAASADLQSGFSLPSECNRAARILRNFLTDPEHPETINSTIPKSVLMRAKGLAIFTIVKGGFVWSGKVGSGVVIARLPDGSWSTPTCIATGGIGIGWQVGADVTEFVVVMNTEEAVKSFGLSGNLTFGGSLSAAAGPIGIGGTGMFSVAHIAPMYSYSRSKGLYIGISLEGTALVERKDANREFYGQSIPAMDLLMGKVPAPEAAAVMYEVIEAAEDLDENEILHQLYPNARHDEARKASTYAGESPADDSYVSTEQEADKDAYPAKKEKPTDEKPAELQTSHEEAAEKDSPAK
- the BST1 gene encoding GPI inositol deacylase (COG:U; TransMembrane:7 (o682-701i721-745o757-790i828-853o886-905i925-943o955-976i); EggNog:ENOG503NVMH; BUSCO:EOG09262KN8); the protein is MSHMIPYYISHNAQLRAHSNSTSPLMRKYSLLEYREGRPDKRVDNGKPCAAVLFIPGNAGSFGQVRSMASSAMHQYWKNNAGIASVAWSNWRGPVEWYTVSFNEDFSAFHGQTLEDQAEYVNEVINYLRSICPVTPGEPNDTSVGVVAHSMGGIVARLAPHLPNYAPRSIDTIVTLSTPHAFPPVPFDRSLDRIYNVINKQKLATEEEPLLISIAGGLLDTQLPSDASSLALAGIHEPISRLSTYTASLEFLWSAVDHLEVVWCDQLRFKIARGFLLDYDLLGSNASQRASLDYRLLRRKLWHNMLGFSMFKRSEIDAFISQSTLSADLKFMAQLTPRFEVGDEGNTFGRGESNVETYSLLSPPGPRAQHDISITEEDERLGFALITNLLVGSSFTSRFVISDVEMVAMACKKSINFDNVFKLDRSYCQLLLPSVYKALPASPAPRGAVYFPNSSYLYDVPSTSFQTLYLSPKDLKDNDVQFIRLERTRNMGVYTGHDQTMHKQTILDKGFVEDKPLQLHGSPGLFFSKTWDLFETPYEWLLSSHGRHAPLWKWQFPDLDSAILVYELELFPAPCADHLHPPPPETAPIARVSNIVTNDERVFPSLNAQERVAFPVALHGSAPFMPRPTGVDHGTLLELWLPSAYESTVYTATYTNECPIPYDRVRISIQWRASAGLLILRYRLALVVWPIAVLALSYAAFPQSGPMEALTQLVYSRAAYLLLGGPAAVQLLASSAVALGLGGAWHTLGIGLTTTQFLYLGPILMMLSYCMAFVVAFLIHHIFSLGFIGVRRYAPSLLRFASMASDAPLPSRADLTAWATKRQTMLGALILVLLWFFLPYQILFIVCFMVHAYTAFCSHVTWKQAVHTSRHNLQEKTTAQRYLQNMWLLLYLFWILPLNVPVLVVWIRNVNAGFNMGLSRTEHNILATLPLLTLVYLCANPTVDSGATGKKHAWITFGVYAFLYTVSLLYGIRYAYLQAEVFQLVIVWEVAQRVFASYHAQERMDSEEVEREIFVLDSMHQSVPPSLQQVPTLDAVLSTYLDTLDAYLAVKKRAGEVTAAGFYQLTRAKMTLGGQFGQQLSADVYDERMHARMHFVDGVLSSQACSDAQTMPDERLDALGLRRRKKPISEKEPVQKAEEVTARPVLGFDPLYQFSGMPPPSLRQAQQSFHAGLQALLGDNGVYALGQRLAELEEQIRMLRGDRDNEQGK
- a CDS encoding uncharacterized protein (EggNog:ENOG503NYK2; COG:T), which encodes MLLELISAPPPFATSKEVEEASTNDSRPFLIDEFEDVVAKLQPAPALIGADAQAADALLLSGKLWLTEANISFLSSDGTFSLKGFQIKYPSIALHAISRSIPQDIPNKNKYLDEACIYCQLDDHPELDESQEEEDTDVKEMWFIVRDAEQLDKLFDALSRGAGLHPSEGEASGNPFAGMAPFDTGALLGDAEEEEDDTAAESGGTAGKVRSDNQASDARFPYTNVFLEQIVFRSLQDRTARSNRATNATNTIMFANLPEAFFESEELVLQLQTLLCTYGHLVDWSPLSAFGRAVAVFEQAHEAANVKYALDRLLLLHEDLPTYAYDTHADCALRVYFCVDTPLVLLPDGEFVVARSFDASKQYLEPPEPEREFLLSPPGSPPVGWEPQLEDGPNKEALAFDLIAALQKLLVNSEETKAEEPVLPFVFPGGPAVIIPAQETTNAQAPPAVFLHATDEAPDQVGGPPPSAINTKASMLGVSSGTLPRATALPPSK